Proteins from a single region of Spodoptera frugiperda isolate SF20-4 chromosome 8, AGI-APGP_CSIRO_Sfru_2.0, whole genome shotgun sequence:
- the LOC126910912 gene encoding uncharacterized protein LOC126910912, whose protein sequence is MTGYARGEADFAAADRFRRDARPASLAPKDYSVPLHVDCSIEYELPDCAKPPQGVKIEPLLMIHPSHFRRLESLRRVPFVNNLPRGDAAAAAAVTPSSRARVPRQARRCCRAAPAPPAPPPQPVPAAAARARAPAEEPAHPLACYRFESYAADGAGGKLAARARLKPHPYLPPEALDCDIARALPPAAAHYDRFDKRALQQLPIYM, encoded by the coding sequence ATGACGGGCTACGCCCGCGGGGAGGCTGATTTTGCCGCCGCTGACCGTTTTCGCCGGGATGCACGGCCTGCCTCGCTCGCCCCCAAGGACTACTCGGTGCCTTTACACGTAGACTGCAGTATCGAATACGAGCTTCCCGACTGTGCCAAGCCGCCGCAGGGCGTCAAGATCGAGCCTCTGCTCATGATCCACCCTTCACATTTCCGAAGGCTCGAAAGCTTGCGGCGTGTGCCGTTCGTGAACAACTTGCCGCGAGGAGATGCGGCCGCGGCCGCCGCCGTGACCCCGAGCAGCCGCGCGCGGGTGCCCCGCCAGGCCCGGCGCTGCTGCCGGGCGGCGCCCGctccgcccgcgcccccgccgcagCCGGTGCCAGCAGCGGCGGCCCGCGCTCGCGCTCCCGCCGAGGAGCCGGCGCATCCCTTGGCGTGCTACCGGTTCGAGTCGTACGCAGCGGACGGCGCGGGCGGCAAGCTGGCGGCCCGCGCGCGGCTCAAGCCGCACCCCTACCTGCCGCCGGAGGCGCTGGACTGTGATATAGCGCGCGCGctgccgcccgccgccgcgcactACGACCGCTTCGACAAGCGAGCGCTGCAGCAGCTGCCAATCTACATGTAG